From a single Calditrichota bacterium genomic region:
- a CDS encoding acyl-CoA thioesterase yields the protein MPMPRDTNRYGTVFGGVILSYLDIAGALEARKTAPLNYVTVAMNKVEFLQPVFVGDQVSFYTKTVRVGRTSITIEVIVEASRYDNPAEIVQVTSAEIIYVAVDENREPVVIG from the coding sequence ATGCCCATGCCGCGGGACACCAATCGCTACGGAACAGTTTTCGGCGGCGTAATTCTCTCCTATCTCGATATTGCCGGGGCGCTGGAGGCGCGCAAAACCGCGCCGCTGAATTACGTCACTGTCGCCATGAACAAAGTCGAATTTCTCCAGCCGGTTTTTGTCGGGGATCAGGTTTCATTTTATACCAAAACAGTTCGCGTCGGCAGAACGTCCATCACCATCGAAGTGATCGTGGAAGCCAGCCGCTACGACAATCCCGCGGAAATCGTGCAGGTTACTTCTGCGGAAATCATTTACGTCGCCGTGGATGAAAATCGCGAGCCGGTGGTGATTGGATAG